The stretch of DNA CACTTGAAGTTTTACGTTTAGACGAATGCGAAAAACTGAGGGAGCTTCCAATTGACATGGGAAAATTAGAGCAACTAAGAGAGTTACTTGCTAATGGAACTGCCATCTCACATATACCATTTTCTTTCGGATGTTTGAGAAATCTAAAGACACTGAATCTGGGGAAGAGCAAGAATTGTGTACTATTAAAATCAACATCTCAACTTCTTGACAATTTATCATCACCTCTTTTTTTGTCAAGAAGAAGTCGTGTTGGTGTTGGTTTCTTTCCACCTTCAGTTGCAAATGTGTGCTCTTTGGAATTTCTATATCTGAATGACATCTATCTACATGAAGTAGATCTTAGGATCACTCTTGAGAATTTGACCTCATTGGTATCTTTAGATTTATCAGGGAGTTATTGTCATCAAAGCTTACCCTTTAGCCTTTGTCATCTTTCAAACTTGAAATTTCTATCCTTGAACAATTTGAAAAATCTTAGAGTACTTGTACAACTTCCTCCTAGTTTGGTGAATCTCTCTGCAGAAAATTGTGTTTCATTGGAAAATATAGCAGTTGTATCAAACTTGAAGAGACTTGAAGTGTTGCGTATTGGGAATTGCAAAAGTTTGGTTGTGCTTCCAAACATGGAGAGTCTTTCATCCTTAGTAGAGCTTGACATAAGCAATTGCATAAGTTTGGTTGAGCTTCCGAACATGGAGAGTCTTTCATCCTTAGAAATTCTTGGCATAAGGAATTGCATAAGTTTGGTTGAGCTTCCGAACATGGAGAGTCTTTCATCCTTAAAATGTCTTAACATAAGGAATTGCAATGCTTTNGTTTTAAATTTAGGTTCTTGCATGAAATTGAAGGAGCTTCCAGCTAAGTTGGGAGATTTAGGGAAACTAAGAGAGTTAAATGTTAGGGCAACTGCCATCACAAATATGCCCTTTTCTTTGGGATGTTTGAGAAATCTAAAGAACCTGGACTTGAGTTCACTACGATCAACAAGAACTACTCGTGGTAGTGCTGGTTTACTTCCACCTTCTGTTGCGGAATTATGCTCGTTGGAAAGACTGAGTACTCATAGCAACAACCTGTATGAAAGAGATCTTCCAATTGGTCTTGGGAGTTTGACCTCATTGACAAATTTACATTTATCAGGATGTTTCTATAttcaagatttaccattcagCCTTTGTGATCTTTCTAACTTGAAAAATCTCAACTTGGATGACTGGCAAAATCTAAGAGTACTTAAAGATCTTCCTCCTACTTTGGAGTCTCTCTCTGCAGGAAATTGTGTGTCATTAGAGAAAATAGCAGATATATCAACTTTGCAAAGACTCCAAAAATTGAATATTCCCAACTGCAAGAACTTGGCTCCGATTCCAGGCCTAGAGACTCTTGAAAACTTACAGTTGCTTGAGATAAGAAATTGCAGTCGTTTGACTCCTCCGGTTGAAAACTGGTTCCAggttagttagttagttatgTTTCCCTGAGAAGAGAACATCAGTTTGTGTTTTTGTagcagctatatatatatatatatatatatatatattagattattgttattgtttaagTATTAATTGTCATATTGTAAtccatatataataatgtaGGCACGTTCTGAAGGTGGTCCTGAAGGTGATAGTGTCAAGTTTCGTCTTGAAGGATCGGGAGTCGGTTATTTAGCATGCCGTGTTCCAACACTTTTGGGGCCTAAATTCATAAGAACCGATAACCCTGCAATTATTGAGGGTCCCCTTGAAGGACTTCGTATCTCTGTCAGTAGCACAACCACTGTTCAGTCGTCTTTTGCCGTCGCTACAGGCCACCGGTGAACACAAGGAGTCCGGCGAGCAGTCAGGTCGACGGAGAAGAAAAACGACGCAAGCAAGATAACCCAATTGATTTTGGtaattttgacttttgtttaattgtttcttGATGCggaaaaattcaacaaaaaatatttccaGCAGCCTGAATTAATtgcaaaaaatttaaatatgtatcTTAATTGTATAATGCATACAACATATTCAAATATCACGTATATGCAATTAATAGAACAATGCAGAGATTATACAGGAAtctgttagaataattatatcaCATGTAACCATATAATATGTGATAACAGGATCGTACTAATAACCTCCAGCCATAATTGTTAATCAACGAGGTTGAAtgatccataactcttaatcaACGAGGTTGAATTATCCAGACTGCAGCAGAGTTTCGCGGAAGCTGGGTTAAGCTCtctctagatggtgtatgaggaatATAGTGTGAGCTGTGAGGACCCTATATATAACCACTGGCCATCATTGTGGTTGTATTCCAATAGGCGCTAACCAGACTCCTAATCATGATAGGAGTCCAGTTATTAGGTTATTAGTGTTGCACCACATATcaattacttaatattattataactaatcctaatgttataataattatgataataataacaggAAAACGTTACAGATGCATGATTTAGTACGAGATATGGGAAAAGAAATTGTTGGAAAGGAATTTTTAAGAGAACCTGGGAGACGAAGTAGAATATTCAACCTACGAATAATGTTGttgatattaaatataaattatatcattatctcgtaataaaaaaaacaaatataatttaacttATTATTAGAGTGAGAAACTTTTTTACTTCAAAATTAAGAATGTGTGGtgtaaattatatttgaaatgTTTAAGATATtacatttgtttaattaatttgatgttGAAAATTTTGTCTAGAGGGTGGATTAGTTGGAGACTAGGAGTAGTCAAGAAGATAATATTAAGTATTGTATCGTTTATCATGAggctattaaatataa from Ipomoea triloba cultivar NCNSP0323 chromosome 7, ASM357664v1 encodes:
- the LOC116024409 gene encoding leucine-rich repeat protein soc-2-like, coding for MGKLEQLRELLANGTAISHIPFSFGCLRNLKTLNLGKSKNCVLLKSTSQLLDNLSSPLFLSRRSRVGVGFFPPSVANVCSLEFLYLNDIYLHEVDLRITLENLTSLVSLDLSGSYCHQSLPFSLCHLSNLKFLSLNNLKNLRVLVQLPPSLVNLSAENCVSLENIAVVSNLKRLEVLRIGNCKSLVVLPNMESLSSLVELDISNCISLVELPNMESLSSLEILGIRNCISLVELPNMESLSSLKCLNIRNCNAXVLNLGSCMKLKELPAKLGDLGKLRELNVRATAITNMPFSLGCLRNLKNLDLSSLRSTRTTRGSAGLLPPSVAELCSLERLSTHSNNLYERDLPIGLGSLTSLTNLHLSGCFYIQDLPFSLCDLSNLKNLNLDDWQNLRVLKDLPPTLESLSAGNCVSLEKIADISTLQRLQKLNIPNCKNLAPIPGLETLENLQLLEIRNCSRLTPPVENWFQARSEGGPEGDSVKFRLEGSGVGYLACRVPTLLGPKFIRTDNPAIIEGPLEGLRISVSSTTTVQSSFAVATGHR